In Desulfuromonas sp. KJ2020, a single window of DNA contains:
- a CDS encoding glucose-6-phosphate isomerase yields MEIRLDYTNMMADAVGEKQGIHEADLHALEPRTLEIHRQLMAARQQGSLPFYDLPFDRRTLDEVVALAADLRRDFDDIVVLGIGGSALGTLALFRALRPFHHNLLSPGQRGDFPRLHVLDNVDPAGVAQTLDLLDPVRTVFLVISKSGTTVETMSQFAIARQWASEACGNEVNRHFILITDPDKGVLRRLADEQGYRSLPIPAGVGGRFSVFTPVGLLPLAAVGVDVQELLAGAAAMEKRATLEDFRKNPAYINAALQYLAYRKNMPISVMMPYSDGLRDMADWYRQLWAESLGKKFGLDGQVIHVGPTPVKALGTTDQHSQVQLYMEGPFDKVVTFLALDHYGADLTIPPVPGAPELDYLQGKTLAQLIRSEQKATAMALSTNGRPNCTLTLPDLSPHSLGALVYMLEVQTVFAGGLFGVDPLDQPGVEEGKEYTYALMGRAGYEQKQEAFDDWFRSVKERFV; encoded by the coding sequence ATGGAAATTCGCCTTGATTACACCAATATGATGGCTGATGCCGTGGGAGAGAAGCAGGGGATTCACGAGGCGGATCTCCACGCCCTGGAACCCAGAACTCTGGAGATCCATCGCCAACTGATGGCGGCCCGTCAACAGGGGAGTCTGCCTTTTTACGACCTTCCTTTTGACCGCCGCACGCTCGATGAAGTTGTCGCCCTGGCGGCGGATCTGCGCCGGGATTTTGACGACATTGTCGTCCTGGGCATCGGTGGATCTGCCCTCGGCACCCTGGCGCTTTTCCGGGCGCTGCGTCCTTTTCACCATAACTTGTTGTCGCCGGGTCAGCGCGGCGACTTTCCCAGACTGCATGTTCTGGACAACGTCGACCCCGCCGGGGTGGCCCAGACCCTCGATCTGCTCGATCCGGTGCGCACCGTTTTTCTGGTGATCAGCAAATCGGGCACCACCGTCGAGACCATGAGCCAGTTCGCCATTGCCCGTCAGTGGGCTTCCGAAGCCTGCGGTAATGAGGTCAACCGCCACTTCATCCTTATCACCGATCCGGACAAGGGGGTGTTGCGACGGCTGGCCGACGAACAGGGCTATCGTTCTCTGCCCATCCCCGCTGGAGTCGGTGGGCGTTTTTCCGTTTTTACGCCGGTTGGACTTCTCCCCCTGGCGGCGGTGGGTGTCGATGTGCAGGAACTTCTGGCCGGCGCGGCGGCCATGGAGAAACGGGCCACCCTGGAGGATTTCCGCAAAAATCCCGCCTATATCAACGCCGCTCTGCAGTATCTGGCCTATCGCAAGAATATGCCTATCTCCGTCATGATGCCCTATAGTGATGGTCTGCGGGACATGGCCGACTGGTATCGCCAGCTCTGGGCGGAGAGTCTGGGGAAAAAATTCGGACTGGATGGCCAGGTGATCCACGTGGGGCCCACCCCTGTCAAGGCGCTGGGAACCACCGATCAGCACAGCCAGGTGCAACTGTATATGGAGGGGCCGTTTGACAAGGTCGTCACCTTTCTGGCTCTGGACCATTATGGCGCCGACCTGACCATTCCCCCCGTCCCGGGCGCGCCCGAACTTGACTATCTGCAGGGGAAAACTCTCGCCCAACTGATTCGCAGCGAACAAAAAGCGACCGCCATGGCCCTGTCCACCAACGGGCGGCCCAACTGTACCCTGACCCTGCCCGATCTTTCTCCGCACTCCCTTGGTGCCCTGGTCTACATGCTGGAGGTGCAGACCGTCTTCGCCGGTGGGCTCTTCGGGGTCGATCCCCTCGATCAGCCCGGCGTCGAGGAAGGAAAGGAATACACCTATGCTCTGATGGGGCGGGCAGGGTATGAGCAGAAACAAGAGGCCTTTGATGACTGGTTTCGGAGCGTTAAGGAGCGATTTGTCTAG
- a CDS encoding lipopolysaccharide assembly protein LapB, translating to MKEKLLASAQKNIQKGQLAKAIKDYQKLVSVDGKDIRHRQKLAELLSRAKMIDEAITEYEAVAKHFSDTGFYLKAIAVYKQMQKLDANQPRFYQRLAELNEKQGLAGNALAEYRSLVSLYEKQNKHEEAVGVLEKMKRLDPENLSIRVKIAERFVDSGRPDQALTEFDDVCKVLEEKQDWPRLLKLYEIFLPLFPENVALKAGLAQTFIREGEVEKGMQWLKGLIKSHPDDISILATLALAYKETGDLENSRVTLNHLLKIDPTDLVMQEEHARLLLQLDKASAALEALDPVREAFKKADKADVLKELYEGLLELLPKDQRVIETLKALYEEAGEGDKLFDLMSRAGDGSFDEGIPSVATPESQPTIEELEGLEEPKADETDALTLNDIDEPDEVETLADADLVEVVDDHEIEMDLELDVVDEELELVADVEKEEDDLEEAVVDLELDLEPVADLEEELEELVDEDEVAVESVSAPTVESELEEAEFYLQQDLLDEAEQICQRLLTSDPSLEAALEKLGEIQSRRLQAAPAPAEEPEEGYFDLAAEIMDDGALDATEGMEGIDESDRFQFDGVFAEFKKGVDSQIGGEDAEAHYSLGIAYKEMGLLDDAITEFEKTMKNPARFVDGITAKGICLAEKGSFENAEHTFKAGLANDGLDSEERISIYYELGLLYEVWGKPREAFECFKRVAAADSFFRNVSEKLSLLGQELGVSGAAGNDDGTGKSKKDRISFV from the coding sequence ATGAAAGAAAAATTACTGGCGTCCGCGCAGAAAAATATCCAGAAAGGTCAGTTGGCCAAGGCCATCAAGGATTACCAGAAGCTGGTCAGTGTCGATGGGAAGGATATTCGTCACCGACAGAAGCTGGCTGAGCTCCTGAGCCGGGCGAAGATGATCGATGAGGCCATTACCGAATATGAAGCGGTCGCCAAGCATTTTTCCGACACCGGTTTTTATCTGAAGGCCATTGCTGTCTACAAGCAGATGCAGAAGCTTGATGCGAACCAGCCTCGATTCTATCAGCGCTTGGCCGAACTCAATGAAAAACAGGGTCTGGCCGGCAACGCCCTGGCCGAATACCGCTCCCTGGTCAGCCTTTATGAGAAGCAGAATAAACACGAAGAAGCGGTAGGCGTTCTCGAGAAGATGAAGAGACTCGACCCCGAGAACCTCTCCATCCGGGTCAAAATAGCCGAACGCTTTGTCGACAGCGGCCGCCCCGACCAAGCCCTCACCGAATTCGACGATGTCTGCAAAGTCCTCGAGGAGAAGCAGGACTGGCCCAGACTGCTGAAACTTTATGAGATCTTTCTCCCCCTGTTCCCCGAGAATGTGGCCCTGAAGGCCGGGCTTGCCCAGACCTTCATTCGCGAAGGGGAAGTCGAAAAGGGGATGCAGTGGCTTAAAGGGTTGATCAAGAGTCATCCTGACGATATTTCCATCCTTGCCACCCTGGCCCTGGCCTATAAGGAAACAGGGGATCTGGAAAATAGCCGGGTTACGCTCAATCATCTTCTTAAAATTGACCCCACCGACCTGGTCATGCAGGAAGAACACGCTCGACTCCTCTTGCAACTTGACAAGGCGTCCGCTGCTCTGGAGGCCCTCGACCCAGTTAGAGAAGCCTTCAAAAAAGCTGACAAGGCTGATGTTCTTAAAGAACTGTACGAGGGCCTGCTTGAGCTTTTGCCCAAGGATCAACGGGTTATTGAGACTCTTAAAGCGCTTTATGAAGAGGCGGGTGAGGGCGACAAGCTGTTCGACCTCATGTCTCGCGCCGGCGACGGTTCTTTTGACGAGGGGATACCCTCCGTTGCCACGCCAGAATCTCAACCCACTATTGAAGAATTGGAGGGATTGGAAGAGCCGAAGGCGGACGAGACCGATGCCCTCACTTTGAACGACATAGATGAACCTGATGAAGTGGAAACGCTGGCGGATGCTGATCTTGTCGAGGTGGTTGACGACCATGAAATCGAGATGGATCTCGAATTGGACGTCGTTGATGAAGAACTCGAGTTGGTCGCAGATGTTGAAAAAGAAGAAGACGATCTCGAAGAAGCCGTCGTCGACCTCGAACTCGACCTGGAACCTGTTGCCGACCTGGAAGAAGAGCTTGAAGAACTCGTCGATGAAGACGAGGTCGCGGTTGAGTCCGTTTCGGCGCCTACCGTCGAGTCGGAGCTTGAAGAAGCCGAATTCTATCTACAGCAGGATTTGCTCGACGAAGCAGAGCAGATCTGTCAACGCCTGCTGACCTCGGATCCGTCCCTTGAGGCCGCCCTTGAAAAACTGGGCGAAATACAGTCCCGCCGGCTTCAGGCTGCACCCGCCCCTGCTGAAGAGCCGGAAGAAGGCTACTTTGATCTTGCCGCCGAAATTATGGACGACGGTGCCCTGGACGCCACGGAAGGGATGGAGGGGATTGACGAGTCCGATCGCTTCCAGTTTGACGGTGTCTTTGCCGAGTTCAAAAAAGGGGTCGATTCCCAAATCGGCGGCGAAGACGCCGAAGCGCACTACAGCCTGGGCATTGCCTACAAGGAAATGGGTCTGTTGGATGATGCCATCACCGAATTCGAAAAGACCATGAAGAATCCGGCGCGATTTGTTGACGGCATTACCGCCAAGGGCATCTGCCTGGCCGAAAAAGGCTCTTTCGAAAACGCTGAGCACACCTTCAAGGCCGGGCTGGCCAATGATGGGCTGGACAGCGAAGAGCGCATCAGCATCTATTACGAACTGGGCCTGCTTTATGAAGTGTGGGGCAAACCCCGCGAAGCCTTCGAGTGCTTCAAACGTGTGGCCGCGGCAGATTCCTTCTTTCGGAATGTTTCGGAGAAGTTGTCCCTTCTTGGCCAGGAGTTGGGTGTCTCCGGCGCGGCGGGGAATGATGACGGCACCGGTAAATCCAAAAAAGATCGCATTTCTTTCGTTTAG
- a CDS encoding ExeA family protein, translating to MSYSEHFGLEREPFSNAPDARFYFNSEQHSQALIRLRYAVDSNKGLALLVGGVGTGKTTLARRMLDSLPDDKYESSLLVMIHSSVTPEWILTRIAMQLGVEDPAPDRLTLIKQLFERLLEIEASGRKAVVLIDEAQMMQTRELMEEFRGLLNLEIPGKKLLNIVFFGLHEVEDCLRLDEPLAQRVAVKYSLKSFTVEATEAYIKHRLRVAKSKKMLFEPDTVAAIHSFAGGVPRLINTICDNCLFEAYLQKLPAVNLKVVTSVAGDLGLLSKPLSSGSQKDDLADFDEIESMLESLEQSS from the coding sequence ATGAGTTACAGCGAACATTTCGGCCTGGAAAGAGAGCCCTTTTCCAACGCTCCAGACGCTCGCTTCTACTTCAACAGTGAACAGCACAGTCAGGCGTTGATCCGCCTGCGTTACGCCGTCGATTCCAACAAGGGGTTGGCGCTGCTGGTGGGTGGGGTTGGCACTGGCAAGACGACTCTGGCCCGCCGCATGCTCGACAGCCTTCCCGACGACAAATACGAATCCTCTCTTCTCGTTATGATCCACTCCAGCGTCACACCGGAATGGATTCTGACCCGGATTGCCATGCAGCTTGGGGTGGAAGACCCGGCGCCAGATCGTCTCACCCTGATCAAGCAGCTGTTCGAGCGCCTGCTGGAAATTGAAGCGAGCGGGCGCAAGGCCGTCGTCCTTATCGACGAGGCCCAGATGATGCAGACCCGGGAGCTCATGGAAGAATTTCGCGGCCTTCTGAATCTGGAAATTCCCGGCAAAAAACTGCTGAATATTGTTTTTTTCGGTTTGCATGAAGTCGAGGACTGCCTGCGTCTTGATGAACCTCTGGCCCAGCGGGTAGCGGTCAAATACAGCCTGAAGTCCTTCACCGTGGAGGCCACAGAAGCATATATCAAGCATCGCCTGCGAGTAGCCAAGTCCAAAAAGATGCTGTTTGAACCGGATACCGTGGCGGCGATTCATAGCTTCGCGGGCGGCGTTCCCCGCCTGATCAATACGATCTGCGACAACTGCCTGTTTGAGGCCTATCTGCAAAAACTCCCCGCCGTAAATCTGAAGGTCGTTACGAGTGTGGCGGGAGATCTGGGTCTTTTGAGCAAGCCGCTCTCCAGCGGTTCCCAAAAAGATGACCTGGCTGACTTCGACGAAATCGAAAGCATGCTCGAAAGTCTTGAGCAGAGTTCCTGA
- the scpB gene encoding SMC-Scp complex subunit ScpB produces the protein MDTTEIKTIVECLIFASEAPIKAERLAEALDVSKEAVVTALGELMRDYESRRRGFCLLEVAGGYQFRSRPEYAEWVRRLQKNRPFKFSRAALETLAIIAYRQPVTRAEVEYLRGVDSGGVVKTLLDKHLIRILGKKDIAGRPLLYGTTAEFLQVFGLADLSSLPTLKEFSELTPETLETEGARLEDDSGHGWPEDELDE, from the coding sequence TTGGATACCACTGAGATCAAGACTATCGTGGAGTGTCTTATTTTTGCCTCCGAGGCGCCCATCAAGGCGGAGAGGCTGGCGGAAGCGCTCGATGTAAGCAAAGAGGCAGTTGTGACGGCCTTGGGTGAGCTGATGCGTGACTATGAGTCCAGGCGGCGCGGCTTTTGCCTGCTGGAGGTGGCCGGCGGCTACCAGTTCCGCAGTCGTCCCGAATATGCGGAATGGGTCCGGCGCCTGCAGAAGAACCGGCCCTTCAAGTTTTCCCGGGCGGCCCTGGAGACCCTGGCCATCATCGCCTACCGGCAGCCGGTGACCCGGGCCGAGGTCGAATATCTGCGGGGTGTCGATTCGGGCGGCGTCGTCAAAACCCTCCTCGATAAACATCTCATCCGCATCCTGGGTAAAAAAGATATCGCCGGTCGGCCTCTGCTCTACGGTACCACAGCCGAGTTTCTTCAGGTATTCGGCCTGGCCGATCTCTCCAGTCTGCCTACCCTGAAGGAGTTCAGCGAACTGACCCCTGAAACGCTGGAGACGGAAGGGGCGCGCCTGGAAGACGATTCGGGGCATGGCTGGCCCGAGGACGAACTGGATGAATAA
- a CDS encoding ScpA family protein, with protein sequence MAYQVKIENFEGPLDLLLHLIKKNEMDIYDIPMAEITAQYLAFIDAMKSLNLDVAGEFLLMAATLIHIKSRLLLPASEEEDLEEEEEDPRAELVRRLLEYQKYKDAAERLDAFPQLQRDVFVRDFVEPEAEPAAETEFEAVGIYELVEAFRRFLQEHPEAPVHEVDTERLSVTERIHGILDLFSQRENLLFTELFSQKPDRHEIVVTFLAMLELVKLRLIRLMQNEKHGPIWLYPSEDGGDRATWPVDEETLGYH encoded by the coding sequence ATGGCCTATCAGGTAAAAATCGAAAATTTCGAAGGCCCCCTCGACCTGCTTCTTCATCTCATCAAAAAGAACGAGATGGATATCTACGATATCCCCATGGCGGAGATCACCGCCCAGTATCTGGCCTTCATCGACGCCATGAAGAGTCTCAATCTCGATGTGGCCGGCGAGTTTCTGCTCATGGCGGCGACCTTGATCCATATCAAGTCCCGCCTGCTGCTGCCGGCCAGCGAGGAGGAGGATCTCGAGGAGGAAGAGGAGGACCCGCGCGCCGAACTGGTTCGCCGCCTGCTGGAATACCAGAAATACAAGGATGCGGCCGAGAGGCTCGATGCCTTTCCGCAACTGCAGCGGGATGTCTTTGTGCGGGATTTTGTCGAGCCGGAGGCCGAGCCGGCGGCGGAGACGGAGTTCGAAGCCGTGGGTATCTACGAGCTGGTCGAGGCTTTTCGGCGGTTTCTGCAGGAGCACCCCGAAGCGCCCGTGCACGAGGTCGATACGGAGCGGCTTTCCGTCACGGAGCGTATCCATGGCATTCTGGATCTCTTTAGCCAGCGGGAAAACCTGCTCTTTACCGAACTGTTCAGTCAGAAGCCCGACCGGCATGAGATCGTGGTCACCTTTCTGGCCATGCTCGAATTGGTCAAGCTGCGCCTGATTCGCCTGATGCAGAACGAAAAACATGGTCCTATCTGGCTCTATCCGTCTGAGGATGGCGGCGACCGGGCGACCTGGCCTGTGGATGAGGAGACCCTTGGATACCACTGA
- a CDS encoding pseudouridine synthase — MNKGAAERLQKIIAAAGLASRRQAEKWIEAGRVTVNGRPASLGDTADLSRDEVSVDGKPLTRPDRRTYILLNKPAKYLTSLRDPQGRPLVTDLVREVGARLFPVGRLDFMTEGLLILTNDGDFAQRLAHPRHEVDKTYLVRVRGALTTSAQKRLQEGVDLEDGRTAPARVERVRQSGSHTWFEITIHEGRNRQVRRMCEAVGYPVSRLKRTRLAFLDLKGIPPGQFRHLTPAEVSRLKKL, encoded by the coding sequence ATGAATAAAGGGGCCGCCGAAAGGCTGCAGAAGATCATCGCCGCCGCCGGACTGGCTTCCAGAAGACAGGCGGAGAAATGGATCGAGGCGGGGAGGGTGACGGTGAATGGCCGTCCCGCCAGTCTGGGTGACACGGCCGATCTGTCCCGCGACGAAGTGTCTGTCGACGGCAAACCGCTCACCCGGCCGGACCGCCGCACCTATATCCTGCTCAACAAACCGGCCAAATACCTGACCTCCCTGCGGGATCCTCAGGGGCGCCCCCTGGTCACGGACCTGGTGCGTGAGGTGGGGGCCCGACTCTTTCCCGTCGGACGACTCGACTTCATGACCGAAGGGTTGCTCATTCTGACCAATGATGGCGACTTTGCTCAGCGTCTGGCTCATCCCCGCCATGAGGTGGACAAGACCTATCTGGTTCGCGTGCGGGGGGCGCTGACCACTTCGGCCCAAAAGCGGCTGCAGGAGGGTGTCGACCTGGAGGATGGGCGTACGGCGCCAGCCCGGGTCGAGCGGGTGCGGCAGTCCGGCAGTCACACCTGGTTTGAAATCACCATCCATGAAGGACGCAATCGACAGGTGCGGCGCATGTGCGAGGCGGTAGGGTACCCGGTCAGCCGCCTCAAGCGCACGCGCCTGGCTTTTCTCGATCTCAAGGGCATCCCTCCCGGCCAGTTTCGTCACCTCACCCCGGCCGAGGTCAGCCGTTTGAAAAAGCTCTGA
- the mutL gene encoding DNA mismatch repair endonuclease MutL has protein sequence MKHRIQLLPEKLCNQIAAGEVVERPSSVVKELVENSLDAGATEVRVEVEKGGRSLIRIVDNGCGMGREDAFLSLERHATSKIRTDEDLFAIRTLGFRGEALPSIAAVSRLTLRTREKGSLEGVEIYLEGGTVRRADAIGMPCGTTIEVRNLFFNLPARRKFLRREETELGHIGDVVTKMALARPDVQFKLSHNGRSLLDVYRHDSLRERTLALLGRTLASDLVVVERGEGDLKVTGLVSQPSSTRSTTSAMFSFVNGRYVRDRVIQHAILDGYRNLLFKGRYPVVVLFIELDPQLVDVNVHPTKHEVRFREQSLVHDFIAGSVRDALRPAAWLKDEAPPGPHQDASAPRAEVPRSMSAPWSPMSLPSVPPPAPRFEAREAADPFGSPSAPPLSLPEQKVSSETSAGFFSSLTLIGQFGQSYLLCQDGEDLLLIDQHAAHERIGFERLKEQLRRGNIERQALLFPDVLEFDFRQAAQVQEHVNDLYRLGFEVEPFGGNSFVLKAVPQLLHKADPVALLRDVAGELAQIGQSGKLEEALDQVLILMACHTMVRANQKLSLLQMQALLNEMDTVDFKGHCPHGRPVMQRLSRGEIEKMFKRT, from the coding sequence ATGAAGCACCGAATTCAACTGCTGCCTGAAAAACTCTGTAACCAGATTGCTGCTGGCGAAGTGGTCGAGCGGCCGTCTTCGGTGGTGAAGGAACTGGTGGAAAATTCCTTGGATGCCGGCGCTACTGAAGTGCGAGTGGAGGTTGAAAAGGGGGGCAGAAGCCTGATCCGTATCGTGGATAACGGTTGTGGCATGGGGCGGGAAGATGCCTTTTTGTCTCTGGAGCGCCACGCTACCAGCAAAATACGGACGGACGAAGATCTTTTCGCGATCCGCACCCTGGGGTTCCGAGGCGAGGCGTTGCCTTCTATTGCCGCTGTCTCCCGTCTGACTTTGCGTACCCGCGAGAAGGGCTCCCTTGAAGGGGTTGAGATCTATCTTGAAGGGGGCACCGTCCGAAGGGCGGATGCCATCGGCATGCCCTGCGGGACGACCATCGAGGTGCGCAATCTCTTCTTCAACCTGCCGGCCCGTCGGAAATTTCTCCGTCGTGAGGAGACGGAGTTGGGTCACATCGGCGACGTGGTGACCAAAATGGCGCTGGCCCGTCCGGATGTGCAGTTCAAGCTGAGCCATAACGGCCGGTCTCTGCTCGACGTTTACCGGCACGACAGTCTTCGCGAACGAACCCTTGCTCTGCTGGGGCGAACCCTGGCAAGCGATTTGGTCGTCGTCGAACGCGGCGAGGGCGATCTGAAGGTGACCGGCCTGGTCTCCCAACCGTCTTCCACCCGTTCGACGACATCGGCCATGTTTTCCTTCGTCAACGGACGTTATGTAAGGGATCGTGTGATTCAGCACGCTATTCTGGACGGCTACCGGAATCTGCTTTTTAAAGGCCGATACCCGGTTGTCGTCCTCTTTATCGAACTGGACCCTCAGTTGGTGGATGTCAATGTCCATCCGACCAAGCATGAGGTGCGCTTCCGCGAACAGTCCCTGGTGCACGATTTTATCGCGGGAAGCGTGAGGGATGCTCTGCGCCCGGCCGCCTGGTTGAAGGATGAGGCCCCTCCTGGGCCCCATCAGGATGCCTCTGCCCCGCGGGCAGAGGTCCCCCGCTCCATGTCGGCTCCATGGTCACCCATGTCACTCCCGTCGGTGCCCCCGCCAGCGCCTCGATTCGAGGCCAGGGAAGCGGCCGATCCCTTTGGCTCGCCTTCTGCGCCACCACTTTCGCTGCCCGAACAGAAAGTTTCCAGCGAGACGTCCGCCGGCTTCTTTTCTTCCCTGACCCTCATCGGACAATTCGGTCAGTCCTACCTGCTCTGTCAGGATGGTGAAGATCTCCTTCTTATTGATCAGCATGCGGCCCACGAGCGGATCGGTTTTGAGCGTCTCAAGGAACAGCTGCGCCGGGGGAACATTGAACGGCAGGCCTTGCTTTTTCCCGATGTGCTGGAATTCGATTTTCGGCAGGCGGCTCAGGTGCAGGAGCATGTGAACGACCTGTATCGCCTCGGCTTTGAGGTGGAGCCCTTTGGTGGCAACAGTTTCGTCCTCAAGGCGGTGCCGCAGCTGTTGCACAAGGCCGACCCGGTCGCCCTGCTGCGAGATGTCGCCGGAGAGCTGGCCCAGATCGGTCAGAGCGGCAAGCTGGAAGAAGCTCTGGATCAGGTTCTCATCCTCATGGCTTGTCACACCATGGTTCGGGCCAACCAGAAATTGTCCCTGCTGCAAATGCAGGCATTGCTCAACGAGATGGACACTGTTGATTTTAAAGGTCACTGCCCGCACGGTCGCCCGGTCATGCAGCGCCTGTCCCGGGGAGAGATCGAAAAGATGTTCAAGAGGACCTGA